One Pyrus communis chromosome 4, drPyrComm1.1, whole genome shotgun sequence genomic region harbors:
- the LOC137730900 gene encoding protein NLP5-like, whose translation MDDGVLSPATMLGAQPDSAMDLDFMDELFLEGCWLEARDGPEFPNQSLPNTPLNPSFIWRTLETNGNMSMNPSQNSNQEEMQTPFFKQLEEGPANPQSPCQNMIEDVVAYSGQSEDPTIGRELSRRWWIGPTGNDGSASSVTQRLMTALTYIREVMRNKDVLVQVWVPVNRGGRDVLTTNELFCLDPSCSRLAKYRDISVNYQFSTGEDSTEMVKGLPGRVFSGKVPEWTPDARYFTSDEYPRVGHAQQYDVSGTLALPIFEQGSRTCLGVIEVVTTDQKIRYQPDIDGICKALEAVDLRSSRNLSTENVKGCDKPYHAALPEIQEILRSACVTHKLPLAQTWVSCIEQGKDGCRHSDDNYIHCVSTVDHACHVADPYIQGFHEACSEHHLLRGQGIVGRAFMTNQPCFSDDMTSFSKTEYPLSHHARMFNLHAAVAIRLRSTDIGSTDFVLEFFLPLECRDPKEQKKMLNSLSLIIQQTCQSLRVVTDKEVEEETKFHVSEVIVPSDPGPSNVACFTEVQQNGNAVSMFPNKKQRKVLSVKLSKLRQHQEDSTLKSVECGEEFSVLGEGEVSFSTVGASKTREKRRAKAEKDINLQVLRKYFSGSLKDAAKSIGVCSTTLKRICRQHGIKRWPSRKIKKVGHSLQKLQLVIDSVEGASGAFQINSFYTNFPELTSPNLSGTSPFSNSKLSDQPNQTNLSPEGGVFSPQATASKSPPSSCSQNSSSSQCCSSKTQQHPFSCNVAGNDDPVGDNSRDGVLKRVRSEAGLHDFGQDRMELLPRSQSQKILCEQQNLQSIPPSLKNNGRVTQVEVQRVKVAYGDEKTRFRMQSNWRYEDLVQEIAKRFSIQDMSNFDIKYLDDDSEWVLLTCDDDLEECVDVCRSSQSHTIKLSLQISRHHLKGLIGRPS comes from the exons ATGGATGATGGTGTTCTGTCACCAGCTACCATGCTGGGAGCTCAACCTGATTCCGCTATGGATTTGGATTTCATGGATGAACTCTTCTTAGAGGGATGCTGGTTGGAAGCAAGAGATGGACCTGAGTTTCCTAATCAGAGCCTCCCCAATACCCCCTTGAACCCCTCCTTTATTTGGCGTACGTTGGAGACCAATGGCAATATGTCCATGAACCCGTCTCAAAACAGTAATCAAGAGGAGATGCAAACCCCATTCTTTAAACAACTCGAGGAAGGTCCTGCGAATCCTCAGTCTCCTTGCCAGAATATGATAGAAGATGTTGTGGCGTACTCTGGTCAATCAGAGGATCCTACAATAGGTCGTGAATTGAGCAGAAGGTGGTGGATTGGTCCCACTGGAAATGATGGGTCTGCATCATCTGTGACGCAGAGATTAATGACGGCACTCACGTACATCAGAGAGGTCATGAGAAACAAAGATGTCCTAGTACAAGTATGGGTGCCAGTGAATAGAGGGGGTAGAGATGTTTTAACAACGAATGAACTTTTCTGTCTTGATCCTAGCTGTTCCAGGCTTGCTAAATATCGAGATATCTCTGTTAATTACCAGTTCTCAACTGGGGAGGATTCAACAGAGATGGTCAAGGGGTTGCCTGGCCGGGTTTTCTCGGGTAAGGTTCCTGAGTGGACTCCTGATGCTCGATACTTTACAAGTGATGAGTATCCACGGGTTGGCCATGCTCAACAGTATGATGTAAGTGGAACTCTAGCCCTTCCAATCTTTGAACAAGGTAGTAGGACTTGCTTGGGTGTTATTGAGGTTGTTACGACCGACCAGAAGATAAGGTATCAACCTGACATTGATGGCATTTGCAAGGCACTTGAG GCTGTTGATCTTCGAAGTTCTAGAAATTTGAGTACTGAAAATGTAAAG GGGTGTGACAAGCCCTATCACGCTGCGTTACCCGAGATCCAAGAGATCTTGAGATCTGCATGTGTGACGCACAAATTGCCCTTGGCACAAACCTGGGTGTCATGCATCGAACAGGGTAAAGATGGGTGTCGACATTCTGATGACAACTACATCCACTGTGTTTCAACTGTGGATCATGCTTGTCATGTGGCTGATCCTTATATCCAGGGTTTTCATGAAGCGTGTTCTGAGCATCACTTGCTAAGAGGCCAAGGCATCGTTGGAAGAGCTTTTATGACCAATCAGCCATGCTTCTCAGATGACATGACTTCCTTTTCCAAGACAGAGTATCCTCTATCTCACCATGCCAGGATGTTCAATTTGCATGCAGCTGTTGCAATACGTCTACGGAGCACCGACATTGGTTCAACTGATTTTGTCCTGGAGTTCTTCTTGCCATTGGAGTGCAGGGATCCTAAAGAACAGAAAAAGATGCTTAATTCACTGTCCTTGATTATACAACAGACATGCCAGAGCTTACGGGTTGTCACAGACAAGGAAGTTGAGGAGGAAACTAAATTTCATGTCAGTGAGGTGATAGTCCCGTCAGATCCTGGACCAAGTAATGTTGCCTGTTTCACAGAGGTCCAACAGAATGGTAATGCTGTCTCAATGTtcccaaacaaaaaacaacGCAAGGTGCTGAGTGTGAAATTGTCGAAATTAAGGCAGCATCAAGAAGATTCAACTCTAAAAAGTGTTGAGTGTGGAGAAGAGTTTTCTGTTTTGGGTGAGGGTGAGGTTAGCTTTTCAACTGTTGGTGCGAGTAAGACACGAGAGAAAAGACGTGCCAAGGCAGAAAAAGATATCAACTTGCAAGTTCTTCGAAAATATTTTTCTGGTAGTCTGAAAGATGCTGCAAAGAGTATTGGAG TTTGCTCAACAACCTTGAAAAGGATATGCAGACAACATGGGATTAAACGTTGGCCATCTCGAAAAATAAAGAAGGTTGGTCACTCTTTACAGAAACTCCAACTTGTAATCGACTCAGTTGAAGGCGCATCTGGTGCTTTCCAAATCAACTCTTTCTATACGAACTTCCCAGAGCTAACGTCTCCAAATTTATCGGGGACCAGCCCATTTTCAAATTCAAAGCTGAGTGACCAACCAAACCAGACAAACTTGTCACCTGAAGGTGGTGTTTTTAGCCCCCAAGCTACCGCATCAAaatctcccccatcttcatgcAGTCAGAATTCCAGTTCAAGCCAATGCTGTTCCAGCAAGACACAGCAACATCCCTTCTCATGTAACGTTGCTGGTAATGATGATCCAGTTGGAGATAACTCAAGAGATGGTGTGCTAAAGAGGGTTAGAAGTGAGGCAGGATTGCATGATTTTGGCCAAGATCGAATGGAGCTACTGCCAAGATCCCAGAGCCAGAAAATTCTCTGTGAGCAACAAAATCTGCAGTCGATTCCACCTTCACTGAAAAATAATGGCCGGGTAACTCAAGTAGAGGTTCAAAGAGTAAAAGTTGCATATGGGGATGAGAAAACCCGGTTCCGCATGCAAAGTAATTGGAGATATGAAGATTTGGTGCAAGAAATCGCAAAGCGATTTAGCATACAAGACATGAGTAATTTCGATATAAAATACTTGGATGATGACTCAGAATGGGTGTTGTTAACATGTGATGATGATTTAGAGGAGTGTGTGGATGTATGCCGATCTTCACAGAGCCACACAATTAAGCTCTCTCTCCAGATTTCTCGTCACCATTTGAAAGGTTTGATAGGTAGACCGTCGTGA